One window of Paralichthys olivaceus isolate ysfri-2021 chromosome 20, ASM2471397v2, whole genome shotgun sequence genomic DNA carries:
- the hdac1 gene encoding probable histone deacetylase 1-B isoform X2, which translates to MKPHRIRMTHNLLLNYGLYRKMEIYRPHKASGEEMTKYHSDDYIKFLRSIRPDNMSEYSKQMQRFNVGEDCPVFDGLFEFCQLSTGGSVAGAVKLNKQQTDIAINWAGGLHHAKKSEASGFCYVNDIVLAILELLKYHQRVLYIDIDIHHGDGVEEAFYTTDRVMTVSFHKYGEYFPGTGDLRDIGAGKGKYYAVNYPLRDGIDDESYEAIFKPIMAKVMEMYQPSAVVLQCGADSLSGDRLGCFNLTIKGHAKCVEYIKSFNLPLLMLGGGGYTIRNVARCWTYETAVALDCSIPNELPYNDYFEYFGPDFKLHISPSNMTNQNTNEYLEKIKQRLFENLRMLPHAPGVQMQAIPEDAPHPDSGDEDEEDPDKRISIRAHDKRIACEEEFSDSEDEAEGQGGGRRNAANHKKPKRVKKEEEKEGEEKKEVKEEEKEEEKMDTSGPKEEVKTT; encoded by the exons CGGCCACACAAAGCCAGTGGTGAAGAGATGACAAAATACCACAGCGATGACTACATCAAGTTCCTGAGGTCCATCCGACCAGACAACATGTCTGAGTACAGCAAACAGATGCAGAGAT TCAATGTTGGAGAGGACTGTCCAGTGTTTGACGGTCTGTTTGAGTTCTGCCAGCTCTCAACAGGAGGCTCTGTCG CTGGAGCAGTGAAGCTGAACAAGCAGCAGACAGATATCGCAATTAACTGGGCAGGCGGACTCCATCACGCCAAGAAGTCTGAAGCTTCTGGTTTCTGCTACGTCAACGACATCGTCCTTGCCATCCTCGAGCTGCTCAA GTACCATCAGAGAGTGTTATACATAGACATTGACATTCACCACGGTGATGGGGTGGAGGAGGCCTTCTACACCACAGACCGAGTCATGACTGTCTCCTTCCACAAGTATGGGGAATACTTCCCTGGCACCGGAGACCTGAGA GACATTGGAGCTGGGAAGGGCAAGTACTATGCAGTAAACTACCCACTTAGAGACGGCATCGATGATGAGTCCTACGAAGCCATCTTTAAACCA aTCATGGCTAAAGTCATGGAGATGTACCAGCCAAGTGCTGTGGTTCTCCAGTGTGGAGCTGATTCTCTTTCTGGAGACAGACTGGGCTGCTTCAACCTTACCATCAAAG GCCATGCCAAATGTGTCGAGTACATCAAAAGTTTCAACCTGCCGCTGCTGATGCTGGGCGGTGGCGGTTACACAATTCGCAACGTGGCCCGTTGCTGGACATATGAAACGGCCGTTGCCCTGGACTGCTCCATCCCTAACGAGCTGCCCTACAACGATTACTTTGAGTACTTTGGGCCCGACTTCAAGCTGCACATCAGCCCGTCCAACATGACCAACCAGAACACCAACGAGTACCTGGAGAAGATCAAGCAGCGTCTGTTTGAAAACCTGCGCATGCTGCCTCACGCCCCGGGTGTCCAGATGCAGGCAATCCCAGAAGACGCCCCGCACCCAGACAGTGGagacgaggatgaggaggacCCTGACAAACGCATCTCAA ttcgGGCCCACGACAAGAGGATAGCATGTGAGGAGGAGTTTTCTGACTCCGAAGACGAGGCAGAGGGGCAGGGAGGAGGCCGCAGGAACGCAGCCAACCACAAGAAGCCTAAACGagtgaagaaggaggaagagaaggaaggagaggagaagaaag aagtgaaagaggaggagaaggaggaagagaagatggACACATCAGG accAAAAGAGGAGGTGAAAACAACTTGA